Proteins encoded by one window of Arachis ipaensis cultivar K30076 chromosome B04, Araip1.1, whole genome shotgun sequence:
- the LOC107635952 gene encoding uncharacterized protein LOC107635952 codes for MPGTVAVLRTSPVRVGGQVDESLAYFHRLFWTFSPCIEAFRHYKPLVNIDGTHLYGKYGETLLVAIAQDGNSNILPVAFALVEGENAKFWSFFLSHLCQHVTLQAGLLVISDRHNSIKAALEAPNGGWIPPAAYRAFCIPWSFFLSHLRQHVTPHPGLLHVAANFSLTLKGKDARRLLVNAAYAKTEVEFDYWFDILRSEDPAMCDWANQIEYSLWTQHPDEGQRFGHMTTNISECVNSILKGVRNLPVCSLVKATYGRLAELFVRKGREVEAQLGTGQQFCQHLVKYIEANLKTVRCFTVTLYDRDNSEFTVSETTPTGSFSFGSYRVYRLSSMFSVYRMGFTPPIPEGFWPPYDGPTVIPDPNKRRASEGRPRSTRIPTTMDEADPNRPKRCGFCRQPGHTRRSCPQVGGPSHTGGT; via the exons atgcctggtactgttgcAGTCCTTAGGACCAGCCCTGTTCGAGTTGGGGGACAGGTGGACGAGTCGCTGGCTTATTTTCACCGACTGTTCTGGACGTTTTCACCATGtatcgaggcattccgtcattaCAAGCCCTTGGTCAatattgacggcacccatctgtatggcaagtatggggaAACGTTGCTCGTCGCGATTGCACAGGATGGGAACTCCAACATTCTGCCTGTTGCATTTGCACTGGTTGAGGGTGAGAATGCCAAGTTCtggtccttctttctctcccacctgtGTCAGCACGTGACCCTACAAGCGGGTCTGCTGGTTATATCAGATAGGCATAACAGTATCAAGGCTGCGCTTGAGGCTCCCAACGGAGGATGGATACCTCCAGCTGCCTACCGTGCATTCTGTATTCCCTGGTCCTTTTTTCTCTCCCACCTGCGTCAGCACGTGACCCCTCATCCAGGTCTGCTG CATGTGGCAGCAAATTTCTCCCTAACCTTAAAGGGCAAGGATGCAAGGAGGCTTCTTGTGAATGCAGCGTATGCGAAGACGGAAGTGGAGTTCGATTACTGGTTTGACATTCTGCGGTCTGAAGACCCTGCCATGTGTGATTGGGCAAACCAGATTGAGTATTCATTGTGGACACAGCATCCGGATGAGGGTCAGAGATTCGGACACATGACGACAAATATCTCCGAGTGTGTTAATTCAATCCTGAAGGGAGTCAGGAATCTCCCTGTCTGCTCGCTGGTGAAGGCAACTTACGGGAGGTTGGCCGAGCTATTCGTCCGCAAGGGGAGAGAGGTTGAGGCCCAGCTGGGTACGGGACAACAATTCTGTCAACACCTGGTGAAGTATATTGAGGCAAATCTAAAGACGGtgaggtgcttcacggtgactcTGTACGACCGAGATAACTCGGAGTTCACCGTCTCGGAGACGACTCCTACTGGTTCGTTCTCCTTTGGTAGCTACAGG GTGTATCGTCTTAGCTCCATGTTCAGTGTGTATCGGATGGGGTTCACACCACCCATTCCCGAGGGTTTCTGGCCACCATATGATGGGCCGACAGTGATACCAGACCCCAACAAGAGGCGTGCGAGCGAGGGACGTCCCAGGTCCACCAGGATACCAACCACTATGGACGAGGCGGATCCGAACAGACCGAAGAGATGTGGGTTCTGTCGGCAACCAGGACACACACGTCGGAGTTGCCCACAGGTCGGAGGACCAAGTCACACGGGTGGGACATGA
- the LOC107638708 gene encoding DEAD-box ATP-dependent RNA helicase 36: MEQQILADQNFPLFKPTSKPSRNPISTVNNNHSTSKPAAAAASTTTDSSSSSASTFAELGLAEWAVKTCGELGMKRPRRVQSRCIPRVLEGRHVLGIDETGSGKTAAFALPILHRLSEHPFGVFALVVTPTRELAFQLAEQFRALGSCLHLRIAVVVGGMDMLRQTKELAARPHVVIATPGRIKALLENPDIPPVFARTKFLVLDEADRVLDVGFQEELKFIFKCLPENRQNLFFSATTTSNLQKLSERYQDRLYVYEAYEGLKTVETLKQQAMFIPKKVKEVYLMHILSKMEDMDIRSAIVFISTCRDCHRLSLMLEVLDLEAAALYSFKSQAQRLEALQRFKSGKVSVLLATDVASRGLDIPTVDLVINYDVPRFPRDYVHRVGRTARAGRGGLALSLVTQNDVELVREIEALIERQLEMIEYKENEVLSIMKKVFSAKNVAEMKMMDDGFEEKAKERKKQKLKMLAEKGLLNKRGNKRKRNKFAEGKKQKKGGSISR; the protein is encoded by the exons ATGGAGCAGCAAATCCTTGCAGACCAAAACTTCCCTCTCTTCAAACCCACCTCCAAACCCTCCCGAAACCCTATCTCCACCGTCAACAACAATCACTCAACCTCTAAGCCAGCAGCTGCCGCCGCATCCACCACCACagattcctcctcttcctccgccTCCACATTCGCCGAACTCGGCCTTGCCGAATGGGCTGTCAAGACTTGCGGCGAGCTCGGGATGAAGCGTCCCCGGCGTGTTCAGTCGCGCTGCATCCCGCGCGTGCTGGAGGGCCGCCACGTGCTCGGCATCGATGAAACTGGCAGCGGCAAGACCGCCGCCTTCGCCCTCCCGATCCTCCACCGCCTGTCGGAGCACCCGTTCGGTGTGTTCGCGTTGGTGGTGACGCCCACTAGGGAACTGGCGTTCCAGCTAGCGGAGCAGTTCCGCGCCCTCGGTTCCTGCCTCCACCTCCGCATTGCAGTGGTTGTCGGCGGCATGGACATGCTTCGGCAGACCAAGGAGCTTGCTGCCAGGCCCCACGTCGTTATTGCCACGCCGGGGAGGATCAAGGCCTTGCTCGAGAATCCTGATATTCCTCCAGTTTTTGCTAGAACTAAG TTCCTTGTCCTGGATGAAGCAGATCGAGTTCTTGATGTCGGTTTTCAGGAGGAATTGAAATTTATCTTTAAGTGCTTACCAGAAAATCGGCAAAATCTGTTCTTTTCTGCAACAACCACAAGTAATCTGCAAAAGTTGTCTGAGCGTTACCAGGATAGACTGTATGTCTACGAGGCATATGAAGGCCTGAAAACTGTAGAAACACTTAAGCAACAGGCTATGTTCATCCCTAAAAAGGTCAAGGAGGTATATTTGATGCATATTTTATCAAAAATGGAAGATATGGACATCCGATCTGCCATTGTATTTATCTCTACATGCAG AGATTGTCATCGTTTAAGTTTAATGCTAGAAGTGCTTGATCTTGAAGCGGCAGCCCTATATTCATTTAAATCGCAGGCTCAAAGGCTTGAGGCACTTCAACGGTTTAAATCAGGGAAGGTCTCTGTACTGCTAGCAACAGATGTTGCCAGCCGTGGTTTGGATATCCCGACAGTCGACCTTGTTATCAATTATGATGTTCCAAG GTTTCCACGAGACTATGTTCATCGTGTTGGTCGTACTGCCAGAGCAGGTAGAGGAGGACTGGCTTTGAGCCTTGTCACCCAG AATGATGTTGAACTTGTTCGTGAAATAGAAGCTCTTATTGAAAGGCAACTTGAAATGATTGAATACAAAGAAAATGAGGTTCTTTCTATCATGAAAAAG GTTTTCAGTGCCAAAAATGTGGCAGAAATGAAGATGATGGATGATGGATTTGAGGAGAAAGCAAAGGAGAGGAAAAAACAGAAACTGAAAATGCTAGCAGAGAAAGGATTGTTAAATAAAAGAGGTaataagagaaaaagaaacaaatttGCAGAAGGAAAGAAGCAGAAAAAAGGTGGAAGCATCAGCAGATAA
- the LOC107637554 gene encoding NADH-ubiquinone oxidoreductase 20.9 kDa subunit yields the protein MNTDITASTKPEYPVIDRNPPFTKVVGNFSTLDYLRFSTLTGISVTVGYLSGIKPGIKGPSMVTGGLIGLMGGFMYAYQNSAGRLMGFFPNDDEVARYKKK from the exons ATGAACACAGACATCACAGCATCGACGAAGCCAGAGTACCCTGTAATCGATCGCAACCCTCCCTTCACCAAAGTCGTAGGCAACTTCAGCACCCTCGATTATCTCCGATTCTCCACCCTCACCGGCATTTCGGTCACCGTCGGTTACCTCTCCG GGATTAAGCCTGGAATCAAGGGACCTTCCATGGTGACTGGGGGACTCATTGGGCTCATGGGCGGGTTCATGTACGCTTACCAGAACTCAGCGGGTAGACTCATGGGTTTCTTCCCCAACGACGATGAGGTAGCTCGCTACAAGAAGAAATAA
- the LOC107635954 gene encoding uncharacterized protein LOC107635954 produces MGLHCYYHYYLLMMLVLVTGYAESQPIFHPFNHTDLQAAISDMRTKSYYGFAMLLQMLNGTSQPSSSLTFLMPDDRELSTSAIAADEIEDFLLSHAIPMPLYFNDLSHFPTGTLVPSGISTKMIRIHNRGRGDFFVNNAQIVSANVCLGSVIKCHGIDAIIEYDA; encoded by the coding sequence ATGGGGTTGCattgttattatcattattatttgtTGATGATGCTTGTTCTTGTAACTGGTTATGCAGAATCACagccaatttttcacccttttaaCCACACTGATTTACAAGCAGCAATATCTGACATGAGAACAAAATCTTACTATGGATTTGCAATGCTATTGCAAATGCTAAATGGAACATCACAACCAAGTAGCTCCTTAACATTCTTGATGCCAGATGATAGGGAACTATCAACATCAGCCATTGCTGCTGATGAAATTGAAGATTTCTTGCTAAGCCATGCAATTCCAATGCCACTCTACTTCAATGATTTATCTCATTTCCCAACTGGGACCCTTGTTCCCTCAGGCATAAGCACCAAAATGATTAGGATCCATAACCGTGGAAGGGGTGATTTCTTTGTTAATAATGCTCAGATTGTTTCTGCTAATGTTTGCTTGGGCTCTGTCATCAAGTGCCATGGCATTGATGCAATTATTGAATATGATGCTTGA